Genomic DNA from candidate division WOR-3 bacterium:
TTTTCCTACTTCACTATTAATAATTATCTCACCATTATGATTTTTCACATAAGTCAAACTGATACTCAGTCCTAATCCAGTCCCTTTGCCCCTTTTAGTTGTAAAAAATGGTTCAAATACCCGCTTCAAATTTTCGGCGGGGATACCGATACCAGTATCGTTGATTTTTATTTCAACAAAGTCTTCAAATTTAATTTTATTGGTGCTAATCGTGATCGTTCCTTTATCTTCAATTGCTTGCGCCGCATTCAAAAGAATATTGACAAGAACCTGTCTTATTTGGTTGGCATCTGCAGTAATTGGCGGCAGTGCATCCGCAAGTTCTTTTTGAATTTTAATCTTTTTAAATAACGGTTGATGGTGAAGGAAGGAGACGGTTTCTTTGATTAAGTCGTTCAAATTGACTTTTGTAAATTTCGGTGGTGCTGGTCGTGCAAAGTTTAAAAGTCCCCTTACGGTTTCTGAAATACGGTAGGCATTTTCCAGAACTTCTTTTGCCCTTGTTTTCTTTTCCACATCATCTTCTTCTTCTATAAGCATTTCAAGGAAAGAGGTGATACCAAGCAAAGGATTATTTATCTCGTGGGCTGCCCCAAGCGCTAACTGGCTTAATGCCGAAAGTTTCTCATAATCTGCCATCTGCGTCCGCATATTTTCATAAGTGGTAATGTCATTAATCAAGATAGTTGCAGAATGTACACCTTCACCTGATTCAACCGGGAATCCAGAAATATTTAAAATATAGTTATTTCCTTCTATAATCACTGATTTTTTTTCTATACTAAATGAAGTATTTTTATTAAATATATCTGCTAATCTATTTTTGATCTCTTCGTCAAGGAATAGGGGAGAGGCTTCAGAAAGATTAACATTATTTTGACTATTATGAATTTTTAAAAAATTCTTAGCAAAATTATTGCAGTAAGTTATACAATAGTTTCTATCAATTGCCAGTATCGCGCTTGTGATACTATCAGTTATACCTTTTATATAACGCTCAGAAGCACTCAATTTTTTGCTTAAATTTTCGCATTCTTTCAACCTTTTCCGCAATTCTAAATTTATTTTATCAATAAGGGATTTTTTATTGCTTATGTCGTCAAACGCAGATTTTAAATTAGAAGTCAATGATTTTAGTAGATTTGTTATTTGATTTGAGAAGAGTATGGCGGAGAAAAATAGAAATGTGCCAAATATTAAAAAGATCACCAGGATAATCTTTTTTAGTGAATTTACCGGTGCCAGTGCTTCTTTTATATCAATTTCTGAAACCAGATACCAGTTTGGTTTATTGAATCTTCTAAAAGCGCATATAACCTTTTCACCGCGGTAATCCCGATGGGAGATCACACCTCCTTCGCCTTGATGAGGATTGGGTTCACTTTCGTAATATCCGGCCTGTTTCAGGACTTCGCCACCAAGTTTTGATGGAGACAAAAATTTACCCTGTTCATCAACGAGGAAGATTTCGCTTGTTTTACCGATTCTCAAATCAAGTATTAGATTATAAAATTTTGATAGAGTTACTGAAACAAAAACAATGCCGATTATCTCCCCGGATTGATTTAAAAACGGGGCAGATATTATCATTGCATTGCGGTTGAGAGCATCAGAATGAAAAATACTACTATTATATATTTCACCAGCAAGCGCCTTTTTAAAATATTCGCGCTCGGCTATGTTTGCTTTGATTGGTGTGGTTGAAAAAATTATTTCACCTTGGAGATTGGCAATTCCTATGAAATCAAACCATTCGTTATTTTTCATAAATTGAATAAAAATATTATTTTTTTTCTTGATTTCATTAATATTGGATATATCAATACGATTAATAGATAGTAGATTTTTCTCCCGTTCTTCAAGGAATGATTTTATTATTCTTGTATTAACCTCAACCGAATAGTCCAGACTGGTTTTGATATGTTTTTCAAAGTTTGCTGATACTTCATAATTTATAATATAGAAAAGTATGACAAAAGGGATAAAAAAAAGAAGCAAGGTGACCAAAACATTCCTTCTCCAGAGTCCCTTATAAATATCTTTATAAAAAAGATGCCCACAATAGACACATTGCGTAGCATAAATGGGATTTTCTTTACCGCATTTCTCGCAGATTATAAAATCTCTTTTTAATTTATCCATCAAATTAAGTCTATTTAAAAATTCGGTCAAGTCAAGGACAGCTATTTCAAAATATCATACTGTGATAATAGAAAGGTTTTCGGGATTCCTTTAATATCTTCAATTTTTCTATTTCACCATTAACGTAATTTTCACTCCCCCATATATTTAAACCCATTTCACTGGTTGTGATTATCCGTGGTCCCATTATGAGTATGCTATCTATTTTCTTTTCCAGAAAGCTAATAATCTTATAGAATTTATCTTCTAAGACTATGAGTCCATATTTATCATTTTTTTCAAATCCTGCGAATATTCTGCCATCATAATAAGGATAGAACGCTGTTATTTTATCTATTCCATTTATTTTTATTAATTTTATAATTTCTAACTCAGGATTCAGGACAATAAATGTGTCATTTTTAAGAAAAATGATATTATTGAAAAATTGAAAAGTACTTATATATTCGGTAGTAAATCTCGAATCATTAAATATTTCCATTGAGCCATCTCCAAGATTCCATATTCTTACTTCACCATCAATACCACATGAAATGATATTTTTGTTTTTCGTTATTAAAAGGCTAATTATTGCTGATTTATGACCCAATAATAAACTTGTCTTCTTTCCTTCAAAATCCCATAATCTTATTGTACCATCATAGTGCCCGGTGATGAAATTTTTACTACGGTCAGAAGAGAACGCTGATATGGGAACAGTAGATACTGTAAATACTAACTTTCTATTCTTGGTAAAATCAATTGCGTGGATTGATGATGAGTGGGCAAGACAGAGCAATTCATTATAATGACAGTGTCCTAATAGTTTATCCGGTTTTATTTTGGTATAAAGATTCTGGTTATTAACGCCGGTTAGAATACCAACCATACCATCTTTATTGGAATAAGCGATCATCCCTGGACTATAGTAAGAAATTTTCACAGGGGCAGTTTTATCCAGATTTATTGTTTGCAGCAGATTAGGCTGTGATGATAGATTTTCATTGAGAATTCTTGAAAAGTGTTCAGTCTGGACATCAATCGGTTCTTCTCCAATAGCAATTTCGCTATCCGGATGGATAGTATATTTTTCTTTTTTCGTGTTTATTGCTTCTTCTATTATTATTAACTCTTTTTCTTCTTTATGAAATCTACCAATCCGTATATAATCAGCCCATAATCCAACTTTTTTTCTGCTGAAGACTTCTTTTATCTCTTCACTGCTAAGGCGTGAGCCAATTGAATTATCAAGATTGTAAATAAAAACATCTCCATTACGATAAAATTCTGTTTCTTCTATGGGTGGATTTTCAACAAACCTCAAACAATCTTTTACTCGCTCTAAAATTCCTTCTCTTGTTTCAAGGTTAATCCTTCGGGTAGAGTATGTGGTTCGAAAGTTTACAACACAATCAAGATAATTGAATTGGTAGAATGTTTTTAAAACCTGATAAAAATATATCTCATCAAGCCAGCCATCAAGAATAATCAATTTTTTATGAGAATGTTGTTTTATGAAATTTGAAAACGCTTCAGATGGTGAAAGTTTTTTTTCATCCATCATTTCAATTGTATAATATTGCGGATCAAGAAAATCTTTAACAAATTCCTGGTCTATCATCCTGCTGAACATTGTGCGGTGGGCAGGGTTATCTCTCATTAAATAAAGTATTTCGTCTTTTGGAATATCACCAAAACCATTTTTTATTACTTCACAAAAATAAGTTTTTCCCGTACCAGAATCACCGGTGACTGCCATAACAACAGGTTGTTTTATACCCATAAGATGATAAAGGGTTTCAGAGAGTTCATAAAGTCCAATACTGCTTGGCTTTAGTGATAAAATCGGAGTTGCAGGGATATTTGTAAAATTTATTTCCTCAATTATTTCATAAAAACCAATCTTTTTTAGACTATATATTGCTTCCTCAAAGAGTTTTTTGTCTTTTTCATTCAAGAATTCTAATAATGTTGTGAGAATCTCTAAATCAACAGCACCTTCCTTTTTCTTTTCTTCTGCACCAATAATTCCTAATGCCCAGGCGAGTGCGATTTTAATTGTGCTATCCTTGTGATATTTATATTTTATCATTTCATTAATATGATTTTTTCCTGAAATACCAAGTTTACCAATAGACCATATTGCTTCTGATTTTACATCATAAACAGGTATTTTGTATCCATTTGAAATATTTACATAGTCAGCGAGTTGGAGAATTTCTTTTAAATTATCAGCCATTTCAATAAAGTGCACATTCCCTAAAATATATACAATGTTTGATATAAGATTGGTATTTTCGGGTCTTGTAGTTTTCAAAAGGTTAATAAGGGTTCTTGCACACCGTGGGTCTTTTAAAGCACCAAGCATAGAGACAATTTCAAATTGTAACCCGACATTAAGATTATTTCCGCCTTCGTTTAATAACTTTAAAAGCGGTCTGACCAACGACTTTCCCTGAGTAAGAGAATAACCCAAATCTAAATTTATGTCAACATATAAACTTCCATAAATACAAGCCAAATTTTTATTATCTTCAAGTTTTACTTTAATTGGTTCCTGCTTTTCGTAAAATCTGTTTTCTTCGTTGATGATTTTTGAAATAAAGTTGAAGAATGTATTCTTTGTTAGTCTCCCGTGAATCTGAAAGAAACTGTCATATATTGGTGTGTTAATCAAAAGATTTTTTAAATTTGTTTCAAACTCATTCTTCTTGGAAAGATATTGACTTTGTTTTTTCTTTTCTTTATAGTTCCATTCTGGAATGTATTGCTCAGTATTTATTATAAGACACTGATATTCAATTAGCGCGTATAAAAGTTCAAAAATGCCGAGTGTATCTGTGATATAATTATCTGCCAATCCTGAGACATTTTTAAATTTTAATATTAGACTCTGGAAATTTTCATTGTTGTTTATAGTTTCAAAGAGAGATATAATCTGTTCTTCATTTTGAGAGATATTTAATGATTCCCAGGTGCGAAACCAGACTTCACTTGAAATTATATCCCTGAGGGTTTGTGGATTTTTTTGCCAACTGCCATTTTTATCAAGATAGTAGATATCATAACAATCATAATTTTTTAGTAAAATTTGAATATTTTGTAGTAATTTTTCCGGAGTTAATGGAGTCAATTTAACATTTGGTTAGATTTTTTAAATCTGCTTCTAAGTTTGTGGGTTGTATAATTATTAACCAGCCTTCGTTGTATGGGTCAGTTATCAATTTGCTAAAGTTTTTGTGCAGATCTTCATTTATTTTTAATACTTTTCCCGAGACTGGGGTCCATACTCTGTAGATCTGCTTTGCGCTCGTATTTATTCTTGCACATGCTTCTCCTTGATATCTCATTTCACCGGTATTAGGCAGTTCCAGCATTGCAATTTCTTTGATACCTTGGACTAACCTTTCATGGGCACCGATTTTAATGTTTCCGTCTTCTTCAATTTTAGCCCAGGAGTTGTCCGTAATGCAGTAATAGCCTGTAGGAATAGGCATTAAAGATATTTTTTCTTTTGTATAATACTCAAGGGCGCGATTAACAAGGCTTCTTAATTCGTCTGGTGTGAATGGTTTGGGGATGTAATCAAATGCGCCGAACTTTATTGCTTCAACAGCAGTCTTTATTGAGGGATAACCAGTCACAAGAATGAACTGAACATCAGGGGTAATTGTTTTAACCCTTTTCAGCAATTCAATACCTGTTATGTCGGGCATCATTAAATCGGCAACAATCAAATCATAATGATTATTATTATGTTTAAAAGTTGCTTCTTCACCGCTCAGCGCCATATCAACGATATAATCAAGGTCTTCAAGGGCACTGGCTATGCTTTTACAAACTGTTATCTCATCATCAACTACTAAAATTTTAAATTTTTTATTCATAAAATGCTCCTTTCATAATTATAAATTGGGCAATCGTATTTTGACTTTTGTCCCTTTATTAACCTCACTGTTTACCTCAATAGTGCCATTGTGCTGCTGGATAATACCATAACTTATTGAAAGTCCAAGTCCTGTACCCTTTGATTTTTTTGTAGTGAAGAATGGATCAAATATGCGGTCTAAATTTTCTTTTGGTATGCCAATACCTGAGTCTTCAATTTCTATTTCTACAAATTTGTCACCTGTTAATGACCGAGAACGAATTTTTAGAATTCCACCATTTGGCATTGCATCTATCGCGTTTAACAGAATATTAGTTAATACTTGTTTCATTTTGCTTTCGTCCGCCATAATTTGTGGCAAATTTTTATCCAAGGAGATTTCAACTTTTATATTATTTGCAAGAAAAACACTCTCAAAAAGTATCAATGTTTTATTAATAATTTCGTTTATTGAAATCAATTTCATCTCGGGCGGTGTCTGCCGTGAAAATTCTAACAGTCCACTAACAATTTTTGCACACCGCTGGGTTTCATCAATAATCATATCAAGTTTTTCTGTCAATTTAGAATTTTCTTTTATTTTTTCTTTGATTAGATGACTGTTGATAAGGATTGCGGTTAGCGGGTTATTGATTTCATGGGCAATACCGGCAGCGAGTCTACCAATGGCAGATAATTTTTCATTTTGAACCAATTGTTCCATTGCCTTTTCTAATTCTTTTGTTTTTTCTTGAACTTTTTGTTCAAGGGTACGGGTTAGATTGACATAACCTTCGGTGGCACTTTGAAGGGAGGCTACCATCTGATTGAATGATTTGATCAATTCTCCAATTTCGTCGTCAGAACTTACCATAGCCCGGGCTGACAGGTCGCCTTTTGAGACCCTTCCAGTTAGATGATATAATTCATTTATTGGTTTTGTTATACGCTTTACCGTGAAAAAAGAGATAATTGCCAGGGCTATAATGCTCGCGATAGCAATGAGAATGAATATTGAAACCACACGGTTTTTTAAATAAACATAAGGGGCTTCCAGCATACCAACATATAGAATACCTACAATTTGGTTATTTATGTCATGGATTGGTTCATATGCTGTGATGAACCAGTCATTCACTACAAATGCCCTGCCAATCCAGGGATTACCATTTACAAGAACCTGGTCGTAAACCTCTTCTGATACGCGTGTTCCGATCGCCCTTTCACCTGAAATATCGCGAACATTGGTGGTAATCCGCAAGTCTTTCAAAAATATCGTTGCGGTTCCGATCTCTTTACCTCTAAATCGTTCGTCTTTGTAAACAATATCTTTTATTTTATCAACAATTTCATAATTCCTATTTAACAATCTACCACCATACACAACACCGATCAGATTATTATTGTCATCAAAAACTGGTGCTCCGGCAATGATTATCAATCCTGATGTTTCCAGTGTATCATTACGGGGTTTTGCCTTGGGTGTTGGGAGAATTCTGATTTTAACTCGTTCTGCAAGTTTTTCACTTTCTTTTTTTAGTTCCTCCTCAAATATAATTATTATACCGTAAATGCTTTCTTTTTCTTTCAGGACTTTTTTTAATATTTCATTTTCAGAAAAATCGTTATAGTATTCTGGATTCTCAGCCCGAATGATTATCCGCCCGGTGTTGTCAGTGATGTTTAGTATATCAAGATTTTCGTCTTCTTTAACTTTCTGCAATTCTTTTAGCAAGAACAA
This window encodes:
- a CDS encoding response regulator, which translates into the protein MNKKFKILVVDDEITVCKSIASALEDLDYIVDMALSGEEATFKHNNNHYDLIVADLMMPDITGIELLKRVKTITPDVQFILVTGYPSIKTAVEAIKFGAFDYIPKPFTPDELRSLVNRALEYYTKEKISLMPIPTGYYCITDNSWAKIEEDGNIKIGAHERLVQGIKEIAMLELPNTGEMRYQGEACARINTSAKQIYRVWTPVSGKVLKINEDLHKNFSKLITDPYNEGWLIIIQPTNLEADLKNLTKC
- a CDS encoding cache domain-containing protein — encoded protein: MKRKFFPLQTKLILSFSTVIIIGIFLSTFTGIQIIGNTIVAQGQEKVKLDLNTAREVLEEEGRTIKNIVRLTASRYFVKDALIKKNRLFLLKELQKVKEDENLDILNITDNTGRIIIRAENPEYYNDFSENEILKKVLKEKESIYGIIIIFEEELKKESEKLAERVKIRILPTPKAKPRNDTLETSGLIIIAGAPVFDDNNNLIGVVYGGRLLNRNYEIVDKIKDIVYKDERFRGKEIGTATIFLKDLRITTNVRDISGERAIGTRVSEEVYDQVLVNGNPWIGRAFVVNDWFITAYEPIHDINNQIVGILYVGMLEAPYVYLKNRVVSIFILIAIASIIALAIISFFTVKRITKPINELYHLTGRVSKGDLSARAMVSSDDEIGELIKSFNQMVASLQSATEGYVNLTRTLEQKVQEKTKELEKAMEQLVQNEKLSAIGRLAAGIAHEINNPLTAILINSHLIKEKIKENSKLTEKLDMIIDETQRCAKIVSGLLEFSRQTPPEMKLISINEIINKTLILFESVFLANNIKVEISLDKNLPQIMADESKMKQVLTNILLNAIDAMPNGGILKIRSRSLTGDKFVEIEIEDSGIGIPKENLDRIFDPFFTTKKSKGTGLGLSISYGIIQQHNGTIEVNSEVNKGTKVKIRLPNL
- a CDS encoding ATP-binding protein → MDKLKRDFIICEKCGKENPIYATQCVYCGHLFYKDIYKGLWRRNVLVTLLLFFIPFVILFYIINYEVSANFEKHIKTSLDYSVEVNTRIIKSFLEEREKNLLSINRIDISNINEIKKKNNIFIQFMKNNEWFDFIGIANLQGEIIFSTTPIKANIAEREYFKKALAGEIYNSSIFHSDALNRNAMIISAPFLNQSGEIIGIVFVSVTLSKFYNLILDLRIGKTSEIFLVDEQGKFLSPSKLGGEVLKQAGYYESEPNPHQGEGGVISHRDYRGEKVICAFRRFNKPNWYLVSEIDIKEALAPVNSLKKIILVIFLIFGTFLFFSAILFSNQITNLLKSLTSNLKSAFDDISNKKSLIDKINLELRKRLKECENLSKKLSASERYIKGITDSITSAILAIDRNYCITYCNNFAKNFLKIHNSQNNVNLSEASPLFLDEEIKNRLADIFNKNTSFSIEKKSVIIEGNNYILNISGFPVESGEGVHSATILINDITTYENMRTQMADYEKLSALSQLALGAAHEINNPLLGITSFLEMLIEEEDDVEKKTRAKEVLENAYRISETVRGLLNFARPAPPKFTKVNLNDLIKETVSFLHHQPLFKKIKIQKELADALPPITADANQIRQVLVNILLNAAQAIEDKGTITISTNKIKFEDFVEIKINDTGIGIPAENLKRVFEPFFTTKRGKGTGLGLSISLTYVKNHNGEIIINSEVGKGTEVKIILPIRQEGKITSEVIDE